In a single window of the Thamnophis elegans isolate rThaEle1 chromosome 8, rThaEle1.pri, whole genome shotgun sequence genome:
- the PYCR3 gene encoding pyrroline-5-carboxylate reductase 3 isoform X1, protein MEPLRELRVGFIGAGRMASAVARAMLLAGSTVLRRPEVSCLRDNPEGGGSRWRPRLVGTQAEATKGGLPGSCPDRKHPARQKSLFEFQRHLGSRAKADPVDRFNPRDGSPPRSGASWPKTDSWRPDGEVQAVNILASAPSSRNLDKFQGFACRTTHCNLEVLEKCSFVFLATKPHVLPAVLREISPAVTARHVLVSMAAGVPLRTLEELLPAGTRVLRMMPNLPCEVRSGAVLLSRGSSVGEEEVSRLKTLLAPCGLCEEAPESYIDIHTALSGSGVAYVYMFAEALAEGAVKMGMPGPLANKIAAQTLLGAAKMMLETGDHPAVLRSAVCTPGGTTIHALHELEKGSLRATVMNAVEAATSRARELGDR, encoded by the exons ATGGAGCCGCTGCGGGAGCTGCGCGTGGGCTTCATCGGCGCGGGGCGCATGGCCAGCGCCGTGGCCCGGGCGATGCTGCTGGCGG GATCAACTGTCCTGCGGCGTCCTGAGGTCTCATGCTTGCGAGACAATCCAGAAGGAGGTGGAAGCCGCTGGCGCCCCAGATTGGTGGGAACTCAAGCGGAAGCCACGAAGGGAGGCCTCCCCGGATCGTGTCCCGATAGAAAGCATCCCGCCAGGCAGAAAAGCCTATTTGAGTTCCAGAGGCACCTTGGAAGCCGGGCTAAAGCGGATCCCGTGGACAGGTTTAACCCTAGAGATGGTTCCCCACCGCGGTCCGGAGCGTCCTGGCCCAAAACGGACTCTTGGAGACCAGATG GAGAAGTCCAAGCTGTGAATATCCTGGCCAGTGCTCCATCCAGCAGGAATCTGGACAAATTCCAG GGATTCGCCTGCCGGACGACCCACTGCAACCTGGAGGTGCTGGAGAAGTGCTCCTTCGTATTCCTGGCCACCAAGCCCCACGTCCTCCCGGCCGTCCTGCGAGAGATCAGCCCTGCGGTCACCGCCAGACACGTCCTCGTTTCCATGGCCGCTGGAGTCCCACTCCGGACCCTGGAAGAG CTACTTCCTGCGGGGACACGGGTCTTGCGGATGATGCCCAACCTTCCCTGCGAGGTGCGGTCGGGGGCTGTCCTGCTCTCTCGAGGGTCCTCCGTGGGCGAAGAGGAGGTCTCCCGGCTGAAGACCCTGCTGGCCCCGTGCGGGTTGTGTGAAGAGGCCCCCGAGTCCTACATTGACATCCACACGGCGCTGAGTGGCAGCGGCGTGGCTTAC GTCTACATGTTCGCGGAAGCTCTGGCGGAAGGCGCGGTGAAGATGGGGATGCCTGGCCCGCTGGCCAACAAGATCGCAGCTCAAACTTTGTTG GGAGCAGCCAAAATGATGCTGGAGACGGGGGACCATCCCGCTGTCCTTAGAAGCGCCGTTTGCACTCCGGGCGGCACCACCATCCACGCCTTGCACGAGCTGGAGAAGGGGTCGCTGCGAGCGACGGTCATGAACGCCGTGGAAGCGGCCACCAGCCGGGCGCGTGAACTGGGGGACAGGTAG
- the PYCR3 gene encoding pyrroline-5-carboxylate reductase 3 isoform X2 → MEPLRELRVGFIGAGRMASAVARAMLLAGEVQAVNILASAPSSRNLDKFQGFACRTTHCNLEVLEKCSFVFLATKPHVLPAVLREISPAVTARHVLVSMAAGVPLRTLEELLPAGTRVLRMMPNLPCEVRSGAVLLSRGSSVGEEEVSRLKTLLAPCGLCEEAPESYIDIHTALSGSGVAYVYMFAEALAEGAVKMGMPGPLANKIAAQTLLGAAKMMLETGDHPAVLRSAVCTPGGTTIHALHELEKGSLRATVMNAVEAATSRARELGDR, encoded by the exons ATGGAGCCGCTGCGGGAGCTGCGCGTGGGCTTCATCGGCGCGGGGCGCATGGCCAGCGCCGTGGCCCGGGCGATGCTGCTGGCGG GAGAAGTCCAAGCTGTGAATATCCTGGCCAGTGCTCCATCCAGCAGGAATCTGGACAAATTCCAG GGATTCGCCTGCCGGACGACCCACTGCAACCTGGAGGTGCTGGAGAAGTGCTCCTTCGTATTCCTGGCCACCAAGCCCCACGTCCTCCCGGCCGTCCTGCGAGAGATCAGCCCTGCGGTCACCGCCAGACACGTCCTCGTTTCCATGGCCGCTGGAGTCCCACTCCGGACCCTGGAAGAG CTACTTCCTGCGGGGACACGGGTCTTGCGGATGATGCCCAACCTTCCCTGCGAGGTGCGGTCGGGGGCTGTCCTGCTCTCTCGAGGGTCCTCCGTGGGCGAAGAGGAGGTCTCCCGGCTGAAGACCCTGCTGGCCCCGTGCGGGTTGTGTGAAGAGGCCCCCGAGTCCTACATTGACATCCACACGGCGCTGAGTGGCAGCGGCGTGGCTTAC GTCTACATGTTCGCGGAAGCTCTGGCGGAAGGCGCGGTGAAGATGGGGATGCCTGGCCCGCTGGCCAACAAGATCGCAGCTCAAACTTTGTTG GGAGCAGCCAAAATGATGCTGGAGACGGGGGACCATCCCGCTGTCCTTAGAAGCGCCGTTTGCACTCCGGGCGGCACCACCATCCACGCCTTGCACGAGCTGGAGAAGGGGTCGCTGCGAGCGACGGTCATGAACGCCGTGGAAGCGGCCACCAGCCGGGCGCGTGAACTGGGGGACAGGTAG